The following coding sequences lie in one Accipiter gentilis chromosome 31, bAccGen1.1, whole genome shotgun sequence genomic window:
- the LIMS1 gene encoding LIM and senescent cell antigen-like-containing domain protein 1 isoform X7, with translation MDFQRRAHPYPIPEDEEVTHNVAPDAHNSAGNEGEKPVSKLQRRHSDIKLYKEFCDFYARFNMANALANAICERCRGGFAPAEKIVNSNGELYHEQCFVCAQCFQQFPEGLFYEKFKAFCDG, from the exons ATGGACTTCCAGCGCAGAGCTCACCCTTACCCCATCCCGGAGGATGAAGAGGTCACACACAATGTCGCTCCTGATGCTCACAACTCTGCAGGAAACGAAGGCGAGAAACCGGTGTCAAAATTGCAACGTAGGCACAGTGACATAAAACTCTACAAAGAGTTTTGTGACTTTTATGCAAGATT taacATGGCGAATGCGCTTGCAAATGCCATCTGTGAGCGCTGCAGGGGCGGTTTTGCTCCTGCTGAGAAAATTGTCAACAGCAACGGTGAGCTGTACCACGAGCAGTGCTTCGTCTGCGCCCAGTGCTTTCAGCAGTTTCCCGAAGGGCTCTTCTACGAG